In Streptomyces sp. NBC_00433, a single genomic region encodes these proteins:
- a CDS encoding amino acid permease → MSHAERGAVESALDDDHLLRQLGYEPELSRRMSGFGNFAISFSVISVLSGCMTLYGFGMATGGPAVMLWGWVFVGAMVMLVGAALAEVTSAYPTSGALFDMANRLGGPRWGWYTGWLNLLGLLGAIAGIDYGCALFAGAFANLQWGFMPTPGKTMLIYLAILLLHAISNLFGVRLVTILNSVSVWWHLTGVAVIVGGLVLVPTHHQSPHFMFTTFVNDTGWSSNWYVLLIGLLLAQYTFCGYDASAHLSEETTKAQVSAPRGIVHAIGWSWIAGFVLLAGLTYAIQSYARTQGTATGVPPAQIFLDALGSGGAKALLLIVIVAQLFCGNAEVAACSRMVFAFSRDGALPGSSMWRRVSGRTGTPTRAVWLAVAVAAVLALPALYSTVAYGAVTAINVIGITPAYAIPIYLRLRAGRRFQRGPWHLGRWSRLVGWAAVVWVAFVTVLFCLPQTRPAGHLITLSSFNYAPVALVVVLILAAVWWRTAGQRTYEAAQLAGGEEMAQYAEGIV, encoded by the coding sequence ATGTCGCATGCTGAACGTGGCGCCGTCGAGTCGGCGCTGGACGATGACCACTTGCTCCGCCAGCTGGGATACGAGCCCGAACTGAGCCGGAGGATGAGCGGCTTCGGCAACTTCGCCATCAGCTTCTCCGTGATCAGCGTTCTGTCCGGGTGCATGACGCTGTACGGGTTCGGGATGGCGACCGGTGGCCCGGCGGTGATGCTGTGGGGCTGGGTGTTCGTCGGGGCGATGGTGATGCTGGTCGGCGCGGCTCTGGCGGAGGTGACCAGCGCGTACCCGACCAGCGGGGCGCTGTTCGACATGGCCAACCGCCTGGGCGGTCCGCGGTGGGGCTGGTACACCGGCTGGCTCAACCTGCTGGGCCTGCTCGGGGCCATCGCCGGTATCGACTACGGCTGCGCCCTGTTCGCGGGCGCTTTCGCCAACCTCCAGTGGGGCTTCATGCCCACGCCGGGGAAGACGATGCTGATCTACCTGGCGATCCTGCTACTGCACGCCATATCGAACCTGTTCGGTGTGCGGCTGGTGACGATCCTCAACTCCGTCAGCGTGTGGTGGCACCTGACCGGCGTCGCGGTGATCGTCGGCGGCCTGGTGCTCGTACCGACCCACCACCAGTCTCCGCACTTCATGTTCACCACGTTCGTCAACGACACCGGGTGGTCGAGCAACTGGTACGTGCTGCTGATCGGACTGCTCCTCGCGCAGTACACCTTCTGCGGCTACGACGCCTCCGCCCACCTGTCGGAGGAGACCACCAAAGCCCAGGTCAGCGCACCACGCGGCATCGTCCACGCGATCGGCTGGTCGTGGATCGCGGGCTTCGTCCTGCTGGCCGGTCTGACCTACGCCATCCAGAGCTACGCCAGGACGCAAGGCACGGCGACCGGTGTGCCGCCGGCGCAGATCTTCCTCGACGCGCTCGGCTCCGGCGGTGCGAAGGCCCTGCTGCTCATCGTGATCGTTGCCCAGCTCTTCTGCGGGAACGCCGAGGTCGCCGCCTGCTCCCGGATGGTCTTCGCGTTCTCCCGCGATGGCGCGCTGCCAGGCTCGTCCATGTGGCGACGGGTCTCGGGCCGCACGGGCACACCGACCCGGGCGGTGTGGCTGGCGGTCGCCGTGGCAGCGGTTCTGGCACTGCCCGCGCTCTACAGCACCGTCGCGTACGGCGCGGTCACCGCGATCAACGTCATCGGCATCACCCCGGCGTACGCCATCCCCATCTACTTGCGTCTGCGCGCCGGGCGCAGGTTCCAGCGCGGTCCGTGGCACCTGGGCAGGTGGAGCAGACTGGTGGGCTGGGCGGCGGTGGTGTGGGTGGCGTTCGTGACGGTGCTGTTCTGCCTGCCGCAGACCAGGCCTGCGGGCCACCTGATAACCCTGTCCTCGTTTAACTACGCCCCTGTCGCCCTTGTCGTCGTCCTGATCCTCGCTGCCGTCTGGTGGCGGACTGCCGGGCAGCGCACCTACGAGGCTGCGCAACTGGCCGGCGGCGAGGAGATGGCCCAGTACGCGGAAGGAATTGTGTGA
- a CDS encoding glutamine synthetase family protein, translating into MGPLSQKIPGGLITADELRAAVADGEVETVTLAVADMQGRLVGKRHQARGFVERLLTGTAEACAYLLATDVEMRPLPGFGAASWETGYGDMRLVPDLGTLRRLPWHGGGALVLADAQDSHGQPLVTAPRQVLQDQIGRLAELGLTAKVGLETEFTVYRGSCERVPHTMEPLTPRNLDYALVQPLAVGEYLHEMEELLTEGGLPVEAVKTEAAPGQVEITFHYGEALTAADNHAVFKHTIKTVTPWTENSATFMAAPVTGVGNGMHIHLSLWRDGDRPVVPTEGGGLSATGAHTVAGLVEGLPRLLPLLLPTANSYKRLRPHSFAPTRATWGWDNRTCAVRVTGHGSGLHLEIRLAGADANPYLAIAAVLAACRFGITRELQPPSAITGNAYTTDSPALASTIQPAVDAFRDSATAADLLGKEVVAHYATAAQIECDVAATRVTDIERDRGFHDA; encoded by the coding sequence ATGGGACCGCTCAGCCAGAAGATTCCGGGCGGCTTGATCACAGCCGACGAGCTCCGAGCGGCGGTCGCCGACGGCGAGGTCGAGACGGTAACGCTTGCCGTTGCGGACATGCAGGGGCGGCTGGTCGGCAAGCGCCACCAGGCTCGCGGTTTCGTCGAACGGTTGCTGACCGGCACCGCGGAGGCGTGCGCGTATCTCCTCGCCACCGACGTCGAGATGCGCCCCCTCCCCGGCTTCGGGGCGGCCTCGTGGGAGACCGGCTACGGCGACATGCGGCTGGTCCCGGACCTCGGCACCCTGCGCCGCCTGCCCTGGCACGGCGGTGGTGCGCTGGTCCTCGCTGACGCCCAGGACTCCCACGGGCAACCGCTGGTCACGGCTCCCCGGCAGGTCCTGCAGGATCAGATCGGCCGGCTTGCCGAGCTGGGACTGACGGCCAAGGTCGGCCTGGAGACCGAATTCACCGTCTACCGCGGCAGCTGCGAGCGGGTCCCGCACACCATGGAGCCGCTCACACCACGGAATCTCGACTACGCCCTTGTCCAGCCACTGGCCGTCGGTGAGTACCTCCACGAGATGGAAGAGCTCCTGACCGAAGGGGGGCTGCCGGTGGAAGCGGTCAAGACCGAGGCCGCACCCGGCCAGGTCGAGATCACCTTCCACTATGGCGAGGCTCTGACGGCGGCAGACAACCACGCCGTGTTCAAGCACACCATTAAGACAGTCACCCCGTGGACGGAGAACAGCGCCACTTTCATGGCCGCCCCGGTCACCGGCGTCGGCAACGGGATGCACATCCACCTCTCGCTCTGGCGCGACGGCGACCGACCCGTCGTCCCGACCGAAGGCGGAGGCCTGTCCGCGACGGGCGCCCACACGGTCGCCGGACTTGTAGAGGGCTTGCCCCGGCTGCTGCCGCTTCTGCTCCCGACGGCAAACTCCTACAAGCGGCTGCGCCCTCACTCGTTCGCACCCACCCGGGCCACTTGGGGATGGGACAACCGCACTTGCGCGGTACGCGTTACCGGCCACGGGAGCGGTCTCCACCTGGAGATCCGTCTTGCGGGAGCCGACGCCAATCCCTACCTCGCCATAGCTGCCGTGCTCGCTGCCTGCCGCTTCGGCATCACCCGCGAACTGCAACCGCCATCCGCGATCACCGGCAACGCCTACACCACCGACTCCCCTGCGCTGGCCTCCACAATCCAACCCGCCGTGGACGCCTTCCGCGACAGCGCGACCGCAGCAGACCTGCTCGGCAAGGAGGTGGTCGCGCATTACGCCACGGCAGCACAGATCGAATGCGATGTGGCCGCGACCCGCGTCACCGACATCGAACGCGACCGGGGGTTCCACGATGCATGA
- a CDS encoding ABC transporter ATP-binding protein/permease, which produces MTEKAHLGSQRQSTESEPGKTRTSVPEEMRLEFPGDRRLEAGHAITLRAMARRLPQLVGRALQMAWHVDRNAVIALLICQVLSGVLEALGLLALTGTITAVIASGHIVERLRQAAPSLVLLASAAGVRAVLGIAVGGLSTRLSPRISREAELRLLDAATHAELAAYDHPGFNDRWDAADRGVEVSQDMLNQSQNILASAASLVAASAVLTSVHPVLLPLLVLAALPQAVAGVKGARLTYLASLDTMKDRRLLGILRWNLVDKQNADQIRSGTMADFLLGRYRAAGARVDVATDRAAWRAAKMSLIGSLAGGLAAGVVWAALLFLIGTGRISVASAGTATFALRSVAVGLHGIVGYGAIIFRTGMYLDDWSDFLDEAGGHRINRGEVVPAGPEVVRANRLSYTYPHADKPALDGITLEVRRGEVLALVGENGSGKTTLSKLLSALYLPTSGSVTWDGADIRALDAHAAWARVAVVPQDYAKWPLTARDNITLGQPLPGADSTVRSAAEASGADEVVTALRSGLDTLLAREWWGGQELSGGQWQRIALARAFHRDAGLLVLDEPTAALDSRAEHRIFTGLRRIAADHAVVLVTHRLTNVAVADKIAVLDRGRIVQYGTFTQLRDAPGLFHDLWILQNDREPTVPAQDKNGARTQDAVLF; this is translated from the coding sequence ATGACGGAAAAGGCCCATTTAGGTTCTCAGCGGCAGAGCACGGAAAGCGAGCCTGGCAAGACCCGGACCTCGGTGCCGGAAGAGATGCGGCTCGAGTTCCCAGGGGATCGGCGGCTGGAGGCCGGTCACGCGATCACCTTGCGGGCGATGGCCCGTCGGCTTCCCCAACTGGTGGGCCGCGCACTTCAGATGGCCTGGCATGTCGACCGCAACGCGGTGATCGCACTGCTGATCTGTCAGGTGCTGTCCGGGGTGCTGGAAGCGCTCGGGCTGCTGGCCCTGACCGGCACCATCACCGCGGTCATTGCGTCAGGCCACATCGTCGAGCGCCTGCGCCAGGCCGCACCGTCTCTGGTGTTGCTCGCCTCGGCGGCCGGTGTTCGCGCGGTACTCGGCATTGCCGTCGGCGGGCTGTCGACCCGCCTGTCCCCCCGGATATCCCGGGAGGCGGAGCTGCGGCTGCTGGACGCGGCGACCCACGCGGAGCTGGCCGCGTACGACCACCCGGGCTTCAACGACCGCTGGGACGCGGCCGATCGGGGTGTCGAGGTCTCGCAGGACATGCTCAACCAGTCACAGAACATCCTGGCCTCGGCCGCTTCCCTGGTCGCCGCCTCGGCCGTCTTGACCAGCGTCCACCCGGTGCTGCTGCCTTTGCTCGTGCTTGCCGCGCTGCCGCAGGCGGTGGCCGGCGTGAAGGGAGCGCGGCTGACGTATCTGGCGTCGCTGGACACGATGAAGGACCGCCGCCTGCTGGGCATCCTGCGCTGGAACCTGGTCGACAAGCAGAACGCCGACCAGATCCGCTCCGGCACCATGGCCGATTTTCTGCTCGGCCGCTACCGGGCTGCCGGCGCCCGCGTGGACGTCGCCACCGACCGTGCTGCCTGGCGCGCGGCGAAGATGTCGCTCATCGGCAGCCTGGCCGGGGGACTTGCCGCAGGCGTGGTCTGGGCCGCGCTGCTCTTCCTCATCGGCACCGGTCGCATCTCCGTCGCGTCCGCAGGTACCGCCACTTTCGCCCTGCGATCGGTTGCCGTCGGGCTGCACGGCATCGTCGGTTACGGCGCGATCATCTTCCGCACGGGGATGTACCTCGACGACTGGTCGGATTTCCTCGACGAAGCCGGTGGCCACCGCATCAATCGCGGCGAAGTCGTTCCCGCCGGACCGGAGGTCGTACGGGCGAACCGGTTGTCGTACACCTACCCGCACGCCGACAAGCCCGCCCTGGACGGCATCACCCTCGAGGTGCGGCGCGGCGAAGTCCTCGCTCTGGTCGGTGAGAACGGCTCGGGCAAGACCACGTTGAGCAAGCTCCTGTCCGCCCTCTACCTTCCCACCAGCGGCAGCGTCACCTGGGACGGCGCCGACATCCGCGCCTTGGACGCGCACGCGGCCTGGGCTCGCGTCGCGGTCGTACCCCAGGACTACGCAAAGTGGCCGCTGACCGCACGCGACAACATCACCCTCGGCCAGCCGCTCCCGGGGGCCGACAGCACGGTACGGTCAGCGGCCGAGGCCTCCGGCGCCGATGAGGTCGTCACCGCACTGCGCTCGGGACTCGACACGCTGCTGGCCCGCGAGTGGTGGGGCGGCCAGGAACTGTCCGGCGGCCAGTGGCAGCGCATAGCCCTGGCCCGCGCCTTCCACCGGGACGCTGGCCTGCTCGTCCTGGACGAACCCACCGCCGCTCTCGACTCCCGCGCCGAACACCGCATCTTCACCGGCTTGCGCCGTATCGCCGCCGACCACGCCGTCGTCCTGGTCACCCACCGTCTGACGAACGTCGCCGTCGCCGACAAGATCGCCGTCCTCGACCGCGGCCGCATCGTCCAGTACGGCACCTTTACTCAGCTCCGCGACGCTCCTGGACTTTTCCACGACCTGTGGATACTGCAGAACGACCGCGAGCCGACCGTCCCGGCCCAGGACAAGAACGGTGCACGCACTCAGGACGCAGTCCTCTTTTAA
- a CDS encoding relaxase/mobilization nuclease domain-containing protein, with translation MIPSIHKAGSNTAGAIGYLYRTGRGHEAHTDPHLVASFDGLAPDPARDPDATFKQLAGYLDLPVEAVDPAERPAQPVWHCSVRAAPEDPVLTDVQWADIARRMVHATGIAPEGDDAACRWIAVRHADDHIHILATKVRQDGTKPRDSYSYKRAQAEARQIEADYGLRRVTPGDGTAAKRPTRAETEKAHRTGRQRTPREQLRATIRTVVAVSTSPEEFFHYLASSGMKVEVLRFPSGDIRGYKVALDGDTNAAGQPIWFSGSTLAPDLSYPQIRNRLTATEPPMTGPRRPDPWHQATAATERIPQHLDRNDDPASQAQIAAFAEALDALPVRAPAHLRPQLRQAALDFERASRSRIQAEHQHARALRGAIRTIARQPTTGDGAGLAMFLDAAILAALAIQRWHSARHHNQQVEATRRTLTDLQAAYDQAASAPLAALTARRPLGPVVENRAEEVRQTVPAHADHILGDPAWPALATALTDAEAAGHNPKRLLEQAAGQRTLTDARSPAQVLTWRIQRLAHRQVPSLRAQAAMARSTTARPTAGVTPISATPPPGGPSTPGNRQRR, from the coding sequence ATGATCCCGTCCATCCACAAAGCAGGCTCCAACACCGCCGGTGCGATCGGCTACCTCTACCGCACCGGCCGCGGCCACGAGGCCCACACCGACCCGCACCTCGTCGCCTCCTTCGACGGCCTGGCCCCGGACCCCGCCCGCGATCCGGACGCCACCTTCAAACAGCTGGCCGGCTACCTTGACCTGCCCGTCGAAGCCGTCGACCCCGCCGAACGGCCCGCCCAGCCTGTCTGGCACTGCTCAGTGCGCGCCGCACCCGAAGACCCTGTGCTCACCGACGTGCAGTGGGCCGACATCGCCCGCCGCATGGTCCACGCCACCGGCATCGCACCCGAAGGCGACGACGCCGCCTGCCGCTGGATCGCCGTCCGCCACGCCGACGACCACATCCACATCCTGGCCACCAAGGTCCGCCAGGACGGCACCAAACCCCGCGACTCCTACTCCTACAAACGCGCCCAAGCCGAAGCCCGCCAGATCGAAGCCGACTACGGACTGCGCCGCGTCACCCCCGGCGACGGGACCGCAGCCAAACGCCCCACCCGCGCCGAAACCGAAAAAGCCCACCGCACCGGCCGCCAGCGCACCCCACGCGAACAACTCCGCGCAACTATCCGCACCGTCGTGGCCGTCTCCACCAGCCCCGAGGAGTTCTTCCACTACCTGGCCAGCAGCGGCATGAAGGTCGAAGTCCTGCGCTTCCCCTCCGGCGACATCCGCGGCTACAAAGTCGCCCTCGACGGCGACACCAACGCCGCAGGCCAGCCGATCTGGTTCTCCGGCTCCACCCTCGCCCCCGACCTGTCCTACCCCCAGATCCGCAACCGCCTCACCGCCACCGAACCCCCAATGACCGGCCCCCGCCGGCCCGACCCCTGGCACCAGGCCACCGCCGCCACCGAACGCATCCCCCAACACCTCGACCGAAACGACGACCCGGCTTCCCAAGCTCAGATCGCCGCCTTTGCCGAAGCCCTTGACGCCCTCCCCGTCCGAGCTCCCGCGCATCTGCGACCCCAGCTCCGCCAGGCCGCCCTGGACTTCGAACGCGCCAGCCGCTCCCGTATCCAAGCCGAGCACCAGCACGCCCGAGCCCTACGAGGCGCCATCCGCACCATAGCCAGGCAACCCACCACCGGCGACGGCGCCGGACTGGCGATGTTCCTCGACGCCGCGATCCTCGCCGCGCTCGCCATCCAACGCTGGCACTCCGCCCGCCACCACAACCAGCAAGTCGAAGCCACCCGCCGCACCCTCACCGACCTCCAAGCCGCCTACGACCAGGCCGCCAGCGCTCCCTTGGCCGCCCTGACCGCCCGCCGCCCACTCGGCCCCGTCGTGGAGAACCGTGCCGAAGAGGTCCGCCAGACCGTCCCGGCACACGCCGACCACATCCTCGGCGATCCCGCCTGGCCAGCGCTCGCCACCGCCCTGACCGACGCCGAGGCCGCCGGCCACAACCCCAAACGGCTCCTCGAACAAGCGGCTGGCCAACGCACGCTGACCGACGCGCGATCCCCCGCCCAGGTCCTCACCTGGCGCATCCAGCGTCTCGCCCACCGGCAGGTCCCCAGTCTCCGAGCCCAGGCCGCTATGGCCCGCAGTACAACGGCACGCCCTACCGCGGGCGTCACACCCATTTCAGCAACGCCGCCACCGGGCGGTCCGTCCACGCCCGGTAACCGTCAGCGCCGCTGA
- a CDS encoding MobC family plasmid mobilization relaxosome protein: MAHDTGRQGATGTGCGPEGGPAPRTAPSRTRPQRRTRTRQNKQRTAVSVRLSTTERTEVKAAADHTGASLAKFMAQASLATAHDINRVAANLLDLRGTIRELMAARTDLARIGNNINQIARAINSGGDPIGTEAALAEVRRVTARLEAAAQTLADRA, encoded by the coding sequence GTGGCGCACGACACCGGCCGCCAGGGGGCGACCGGTACGGGGTGCGGGCCCGAGGGCGGCCCCGCACCAAGGACAGCCCCATCGCGTACGCGACCGCAGCGACGCACCCGTACGCGTCAGAACAAGCAGCGCACCGCTGTCAGCGTCCGCCTCAGCACCACCGAACGCACCGAAGTAAAGGCCGCCGCCGACCACACCGGCGCGAGCCTCGCCAAGTTCATGGCACAGGCATCACTCGCAACCGCCCACGACATCAACCGCGTCGCGGCGAACCTGCTCGACCTGCGCGGCACCATCCGCGAACTCATGGCCGCCCGAACCGACCTGGCCCGGATCGGCAACAACATCAACCAGATCGCCCGCGCCATCAACTCCGGCGGCGACCCCATCGGTACCGAGGCCGCTCTCGCCGAGGTCCGCCGCGTTACCGCTCGCCTCGAAGCCGCCGCCCAGACCCTGGCGGACCGCGCATGA
- a CDS encoding DUF2637 domain-containing protein translates to MPPNTRTTAHQATAWDRAAVALLGAAGCTLSYDALQQIAIAIHIRPALTYLFPLVIDGFIAYGVRALLVLRDAPFRARLYIWTLFATATTASVWANALHAVRLNQQTHATGLHLDDTTVGILSTIAPLALAGAVHLHILITRADNTSPTTGAITQAETVEHPHETPGVPEQEIEHARPELPAARYGNDHPVRRIGRPPSAELDELLVLARPAFRLHETPTRAVVRETIRAAGHTISEDRLTQLITTLRRERDSH, encoded by the coding sequence ATGCCCCCGAACACCCGCACCACAGCCCACCAGGCAACCGCCTGGGACCGCGCAGCCGTCGCGCTCCTCGGCGCCGCCGGCTGCACCCTCTCCTACGACGCCCTCCAGCAGATCGCCATCGCCATCCACATACGCCCCGCCCTGACCTACCTCTTCCCCCTGGTCATAGACGGCTTCATCGCCTACGGCGTCCGTGCCCTCCTGGTCCTGCGCGACGCGCCCTTCCGCGCCCGCCTCTATATCTGGACCCTGTTCGCCACCGCCACCACAGCTAGCGTCTGGGCCAACGCCCTCCACGCCGTCCGCCTCAACCAGCAGACCCACGCCACCGGCCTTCACCTGGACGACACCACCGTCGGCATCCTGTCCACCATCGCCCCACTCGCCCTCGCCGGAGCCGTCCACCTCCACATCCTCATCACCCGCGCCGACAACACCTCGCCCACGACCGGTGCCATCACGCAGGCCGAGACCGTCGAGCATCCACACGAGACTCCGGGCGTTCCCGAGCAGGAGATCGAGCACGCCCGCCCAGAACTCCCCGCGGCACGGTACGGAAACGACCACCCGGTCCGCCGCATCGGCAGGCCACCCAGCGCGGAACTCGACGAACTCCTCGTCCTCGCCCGCCCCGCCTTCCGCCTGCACGAAACCCCCACCCGCGCCGTGGTCCGCGAGACCATCCGCGCCGCCGGCCACACCATCAGCGAGGACCGCCTCACCCAGCTCATCACCACGCTCCGCCGCGAACGCGACAGCCACTGA
- a CDS encoding ATP-binding protein, translating into MTTATREPRTAARAVSRITAILAARGIDPRAEVVQEAEPVAALQLADARIPARYRHALADHPRVTAWVTGIAHAGRPGPGGAPGIATGPSLLIAGPTGTGKTHQAYGAIRTLLAAGVRLRWEATTAADLYAAQRPQHGSDPEQQLWRLARSPLLLLDDLGAAKQSPWTEELTYRLVNHRYNQLLPTLVTTNLPVAELRDAVGDRVASRLAEMTERVILTGHDRRRRTTAW; encoded by the coding sequence GTGACCACCGCCACCCGCGAACCACGAACCGCCGCCAGGGCGGTGAGCCGTATCACCGCGATCCTGGCTGCCCGGGGCATCGACCCACGAGCCGAGGTCGTCCAGGAAGCGGAACCGGTCGCAGCGCTGCAGCTCGCCGACGCCCGCATCCCGGCCCGCTACCGCCACGCGCTGGCCGACCACCCGCGCGTCACCGCCTGGGTCACCGGGATCGCCCACGCGGGCAGGCCAGGCCCCGGCGGGGCACCTGGTATCGCCACCGGCCCGTCGCTGCTGATCGCAGGCCCCACCGGCACCGGCAAGACCCACCAGGCCTACGGCGCGATCCGCACCCTCCTGGCTGCCGGTGTCCGGCTGCGGTGGGAGGCGACGACCGCCGCCGACCTCTACGCCGCCCAGCGCCCCCAGCACGGCAGTGACCCCGAGCAGCAGCTCTGGCGCCTGGCCCGCAGCCCGCTCCTGCTGCTGGACGACCTCGGCGCGGCCAAGCAGTCCCCGTGGACGGAGGAGCTGACCTACCGGCTGGTCAACCACCGCTACAACCAGCTCCTCCCGACGCTGGTCACCACCAACCTGCCCGTCGCCGAACTCCGCGACGCCGTCGGCGACCGCGTCGCCTCCCGCCTCGCCGAGATGACCGAACGCGTCATCCTCACCGGTCACGACCGCAGAAGGCGCACCACCGCCTGGTAA
- a CDS encoding helix-turn-helix domain-containing protein: MGDNEEDLPGPSINQLAGEENVAVRIKLERDSRGWSTNALSDRLNAAGYEMNPSAVWRIENGQRRVTVDDALGFAEVFGISLANLVGPPRLAAHARATELVEDIRRAYRASHMANLAAAQARDALDAYLDEHPDVREEAEAAASLAVAEELIGLPQPYQLHNRPSPNQKDTE; this comes from the coding sequence GTGGGCGACAACGAGGAGGACCTGCCAGGCCCGAGCATCAACCAACTCGCCGGCGAGGAGAACGTCGCGGTGCGCATCAAGCTCGAACGGGACTCCCGCGGCTGGAGCACCAACGCCCTGTCCGACCGCCTCAACGCCGCCGGCTACGAGATGAACCCCTCCGCCGTATGGCGGATCGAGAACGGCCAGCGCCGGGTCACCGTCGACGACGCCCTCGGCTTCGCCGAGGTCTTCGGCATTTCCCTGGCCAACCTCGTCGGCCCCCCGAGACTCGCCGCCCACGCCCGCGCGACGGAGCTCGTCGAGGACATCAGACGCGCCTATCGCGCCTCCCACATGGCCAACCTCGCCGCCGCCCAGGCCCGCGACGCCCTCGACGCCTACCTCGACGAACACCCCGACGTCCGCGAAGAAGCCGAAGCCGCCGCGTCCCTCGCCGTCGCCGAAGAACTCATCGGCCTGCCCCAGCCGTACCAACTGCACAACCGCCCCAGCCCCAACCAGAAGGACACCGAATAG
- a CDS encoding helix-turn-helix domain-containing protein, which produces MPERPQHEAPVPRLYRPEEIADVLGCSAWWVQDRARRRLIPFTRVGRAYRFTAEHLAEIIRLNEERPARMPEPEVATRRPVPRPSASTAAHPAQAERLRARSPRRLRRDQFDTAA; this is translated from the coding sequence ATGCCTGAACGCCCCCAGCACGAGGCCCCAGTGCCCCGGCTCTACCGCCCCGAGGAGATAGCCGACGTCCTCGGCTGTTCCGCCTGGTGGGTCCAGGACCGGGCCCGCCGACGCCTCATCCCCTTCACCCGGGTCGGCCGCGCGTACCGCTTCACCGCCGAGCACCTCGCCGAGATCATCCGCCTCAACGAGGAGCGACCGGCGCGGATGCCGGAGCCCGAGGTGGCCACGCGGAGGCCGGTTCCCCGGCCATCCGCTTCCACGGCTGCCCATCCGGCCCAGGCGGAGCGCCTTCGCGCGCGTTCTCCCCGTCGGCTGCGCCGCGACCAGTTCGATACGGCCGCGTAG